From Alienimonas californiensis, a single genomic window includes:
- a CDS encoding toprim domain-containing protein, giving the protein MPPFYKSPPGDLAARDRDILARLNLPALAAAAGLTFAGPPSGPWHPCHAAGRTDRTPSASLNADTGVYKDHGSGDRRSFWDLLVLLGAFPDWRAARDHHAAAVGLPAGPAGSRDEQKSAPAVRSRRVRRPAAPVPNPRVSAVARDCRSALTPQRLNALSSSVGLPADAFDKLGVGWCDRRGVWTFPMKAADGALRGLRTRTPAGAKRAVTGSRDGLFLPDAWTDSPPDRPDRLVIAEGPTDTAALLAWGFAAAGRPSAHGAAGIVGDLCRRLSPDEAVILADADEAGRKGADALAAGLLVLVPVVRVCEPPAGVKDARAWFLRGESADEAAALFDAAPPRRLRIRRGGKGVGQ; this is encoded by the coding sequence GTGCCCCCGTTCTATAAATCACCTCCCGGCGACCTCGCCGCCCGGGACCGCGATATCCTCGCCCGGCTGAACCTGCCGGCCCTCGCCGCCGCCGCCGGGCTGACGTTCGCCGGCCCGCCGTCCGGCCCCTGGCACCCGTGCCACGCCGCCGGCCGAACTGACCGCACCCCGTCCGCTTCGCTCAACGCCGACACCGGCGTCTATAAGGACCACGGCTCCGGCGATCGGCGTTCGTTCTGGGACCTGCTGGTTCTGCTGGGGGCCTTCCCTGACTGGCGGGCCGCCCGCGACCACCACGCCGCCGCCGTCGGTCTGCCGGCGGGTCCCGCGGGGAGCCGCGACGAGCAGAAGTCCGCTCCGGCGGTTCGATCCCGACGGGTCCGCCGTCCCGCGGCCCCCGTCCCCAACCCGCGGGTGAGCGCCGTGGCCCGCGACTGCCGGTCCGCGCTCACCCCGCAGCGGCTGAACGCTCTGTCCTCGTCGGTCGGGCTGCCGGCGGACGCGTTCGACAAGCTGGGTGTCGGTTGGTGCGACCGGCGGGGCGTCTGGACGTTCCCGATGAAGGCCGCCGACGGCGCCCTCCGCGGGCTGCGGACTCGCACCCCGGCCGGCGCCAAGCGGGCCGTGACCGGGAGCCGCGACGGGCTGTTTCTGCCGGACGCCTGGACCGATTCTCCGCCCGACCGGCCGGACCGGCTGGTGATCGCGGAGGGGCCGACGGACACGGCGGCGCTGCTGGCGTGGGGGTTCGCCGCCGCCGGCCGCCCGTCCGCCCACGGGGCCGCGGGGATCGTCGGAGACCTCTGCCGCCGGCTGTCGCCCGACGAGGCGGTCATCTTGGCGGACGCCGACGAAGCGGGGCGGAAGGGAGCCGACGCCCTCGCCGCCGGCCTGCTGGTGCTAGTCCCGGTCGTCCGGGTCTGCGAGCCGCCTGCGGGCGTGAAGGACGCGCGAGCGTGGTTCCTCCGGGGCGAGTCTGCCGACGAGGCCGCCGCCCTGTTCGACGCCGCCCCGCCCCGCCGGCTGCGAATCCGCCGCGGCGGAAAGGGGGTGGGACAATGA